From the Terriglobales bacterium genome, one window contains:
- a CDS encoding HD-GYP domain-containing protein, with the protein KLAGIVGLGSRTEGATGYGEEEMAALAAFSHYVALAVHNHNLTQSLQHGVVEHLRVLDSVHKFCDQAMEAFACAIDAKEYRSSRHSLRVGRYASAMGSALGLNPNEIAELRAAGYLHDIGKVAVDKHLFMKAAPLDPQEFREVADHTVVGHRIVSGIQFPWPGITDVVRWHHERSDGSGYPDNLHDREIPQAVRIIAVADTFDAMTSDRPYRKTMSLEKALNEIVRTTPAQLDADAVHCLLMLARGEATNKGKRFLDPQVNCNIGPAEIDRLTAELKTKGRAFSN; encoded by the coding sequence CCAAGCTGGCTGGGATCGTTGGCCTGGGATCACGCACCGAAGGCGCAACCGGTTACGGCGAAGAGGAGATGGCCGCGCTCGCGGCTTTCTCGCACTACGTGGCCCTGGCCGTGCACAACCACAACCTGACACAGTCTTTACAGCATGGCGTAGTGGAGCATCTGCGCGTGCTGGATTCCGTCCACAAATTCTGCGACCAGGCGATGGAAGCCTTTGCCTGCGCCATAGACGCCAAGGAGTACCGCAGCAGCCGGCACTCGTTGCGCGTAGGGCGCTATGCCTCGGCGATGGGATCGGCGCTCGGTCTTAATCCGAATGAGATCGCTGAGTTGCGCGCCGCAGGATATCTGCACGATATCGGCAAAGTGGCCGTGGATAAACATTTATTCATGAAGGCAGCGCCGCTCGATCCGCAGGAGTTTCGCGAGGTGGCTGACCATACCGTCGTGGGCCATCGCATCGTCTCCGGAATCCAGTTTCCCTGGCCGGGGATTACCGACGTAGTGCGCTGGCACCACGAGCGCTCCGATGGCTCGGGATACCCCGACAACCTGCATGACCGTGAGATCCCGCAGGCGGTACGCATCATCGCCGTGGCCGACACCTTCGATGCCATGACCAGCGACCGTCCGTACCGCAAGACTATGTCCCTGGAAAAGGCGCTCAACGAGATAGTGCGCACCACCCCCGCCCAACTCGACGCCGATGCCGTCCATTGCCTGCTGATGCTGGCGCGCGGCGAGGCCACGAACAAGGGCAAGCGCTTCCTGGATCCGCAA